In the genome of Nocardia sp. NBC_00416, one region contains:
- a CDS encoding DUF3566 domain-containing protein, with protein MTTPKQPSDERQQTNGVTERVTPSPISPRPTQRPGEAADHEQSGGQPGGNPPGGSPAGGPQPEKQEQQGEFASESRNTPADRNSGPQAGGGPGDQQGGSGNQQGGNGGDAGRYQEGWSQLPQREPQSNLSRPGHMPVGGAQQRSGGLQGGGLQGGGLQGGVTNARTTSDLAAKAARKEAAMSKSVGLDGPTRSIARPELVKDMPDLSDIRHPLPPEPQAQHPQHNPYTPPPPAAPSAPPAPRGLPQAVLGGEPLRATVQLRRIDPWSTLKITLVISVAMFFVWMIAVALLYMVLAGMGVWERLNSTFTDMVSPDSGSVGLIDAGTVFGYAGVIGLINVVLFTALATVGTFIYNQCCDMVGGIQVTLADPD; from the coding sequence TTGACCACTCCGAAACAGCCGAGCGACGAGCGGCAGCAGACGAACGGTGTGACCGAGCGGGTCACCCCGTCCCCGATTTCGCCGCGCCCGACTCAGCGGCCGGGCGAGGCCGCGGACCACGAACAGAGCGGTGGCCAGCCGGGTGGTAATCCGCCCGGCGGTTCGCCCGCCGGTGGTCCGCAGCCCGAAAAGCAGGAGCAGCAAGGCGAATTCGCGTCCGAATCGCGCAACACCCCTGCGGACCGGAATTCCGGTCCGCAGGCCGGTGGCGGGCCGGGCGATCAGCAGGGCGGGAGCGGTAATCAGCAGGGCGGCAACGGCGGTGACGCGGGCCGCTATCAGGAGGGTTGGTCGCAGCTGCCGCAGCGGGAGCCGCAGTCGAACCTCTCACGGCCCGGCCATATGCCGGTGGGCGGTGCCCAGCAGCGCTCGGGCGGGCTGCAGGGCGGGGGGCTGCAGGGCGGCGGGCTCCAAGGTGGGGTCACCAATGCCCGCACCACCAGCGACCTGGCTGCCAAGGCGGCACGCAAGGAAGCGGCCATGTCCAAATCCGTTGGCCTGGACGGACCGACCCGCAGTATCGCCCGGCCGGAGCTGGTGAAAGATATGCCGGATCTGTCCGATATCCGGCATCCACTACCCCCCGAACCCCAGGCTCAGCACCCACAGCACAACCCGTACACGCCGCCGCCCCCCGCGGCCCCGTCCGCGCCGCCCGCTCCCCGTGGGCTGCCGCAGGCGGTGCTCGGCGGAGAACCGTTGCGCGCCACCGTTCAGTTGCGCCGCATCGATCCGTGGTCCACGCTGAAGATCACCCTGGTGATCAGCGTCGCCATGTTCTTCGTGTGGATGATCGCCGTCGCGCTGCTGTACATGGTGCTGGCGGGTATGGGCGTCTGGGAACGGCTCAACAGCACCTTCACCGATATGGTCTCCCCGGACAGCGGATCGGTGGGTCTGATCGATGCGGGCACGGTCTTCGGTTACGCGGGGGTGATCGGCCTGATCAACGTCGTGCTGTTCACCGCGCTGGCCACGGTCGGCACGTTCATCTACAACCAGTGCTGCGACATGGTCGGCGGAATCCAGGTCACCCTGGCCGACCCGGACTGA
- the gyrA gene encoding DNA gyrase subunit A, with the protein MTDTTLPPNGAGDRIEPVDIQQEMQSSYIDYAMSVIVGRALPEVRDGLKPVHRRILYAMYDNGYRPDRSYVKSARPVADTMGNYHPHGDSAIYDTLVRMAQPWSMRYPLVDGQGNFGSRGNDGAAAMRYTECRLTPLAMEMLREIDHETVDFIPNYDGKTMEPVVLPSRVPHLLMNGSNGIAVGMATNIPPHNLTELAEAIYWALENYEADEEATLAACMERVKGPDFPTSGLIVGNQGIHDAYTTGRGSIRMRGVVEIEEDQRGRTTIVITELPYQVNTDNFVNAIAEQVKDGRIAGVADIHDESSDRAGLRIVVTVKRDAIAKVVLNNLYKHTQLQTSFGANMLSIVDGVPRTLRLDQMIRFYVKHQLDVIIRRTRYLLRKAEERAHILRGLVKALDALDEVIALIRRSANTDTARTGLMELLDIDETQATAILDMQLRRLSALERQKIVDELTKIEAEIADLKDILAKPERQRAIVHDELAEIVEKYGDGRRTQIVSADGDVADEDLIAREDVVVTITETGYAKRTKTDLYRSQKRGGKGVQGAGLKQDDIVRHFFVTSTHDWLLFFTNKGRVYRAKAYELPEANRTARGQHVANLLAFQPDEKIAQVIRIKSYEDASYLVLATQKGLVKKSRLVDFDSNRSGGIVAVNLRDNDELVGAVLCSAEDDLLLVSAQGQSIRFSATDEALRPMGRATSGVQGMRFNAEDALLSLNVVRSGTYLLVATSGGYAKRTAIEEYTAQGRGGKGVLTIQYDTRRGTLVGALIVDDDDELYAITSSGGVIRTAARQVRKAGRQTKGVRLMNLGEGDTLLAIARNADEPEQIDGGGSPEQ; encoded by the coding sequence ATGACCGACACCACCCTGCCGCCCAACGGTGCGGGCGACCGGATCGAACCGGTCGATATCCAGCAGGAAATGCAGAGCAGCTATATCGATTACGCGATGAGCGTGATCGTCGGCCGTGCGCTGCCCGAGGTTCGCGACGGCCTCAAACCGGTGCACCGCCGGATCCTGTACGCGATGTACGACAACGGCTACCGCCCCGATCGCAGCTATGTGAAGTCCGCGCGCCCGGTCGCCGACACGATGGGTAACTATCACCCGCACGGCGACTCCGCCATCTACGACACCCTGGTCCGGATGGCGCAGCCGTGGTCGATGCGGTACCCGCTGGTCGACGGCCAGGGCAACTTCGGCAGTCGCGGTAACGACGGTGCCGCCGCCATGCGGTACACGGAGTGTCGCCTGACTCCGCTGGCCATGGAGATGCTGCGCGAAATCGACCACGAAACGGTCGATTTCATCCCGAACTACGACGGCAAGACCATGGAACCGGTTGTGCTGCCGAGCCGGGTGCCGCACCTGCTGATGAACGGCAGCAACGGTATCGCGGTCGGTATGGCGACGAATATCCCGCCGCACAACCTCACCGAGTTGGCCGAGGCCATCTATTGGGCGCTGGAAAACTATGAGGCCGACGAGGAAGCCACCCTGGCCGCCTGTATGGAGCGGGTCAAGGGTCCGGACTTCCCGACCTCCGGTCTGATCGTCGGTAACCAAGGCATCCACGATGCCTACACCACCGGGCGTGGATCGATCAGGATGCGCGGCGTGGTCGAGATCGAGGAAGACCAGCGGGGTCGCACCACGATCGTCATCACCGAACTGCCGTACCAGGTCAATACGGACAACTTCGTCAACGCGATCGCCGAACAGGTCAAGGACGGCCGAATCGCGGGTGTCGCGGATATCCACGACGAGTCTTCTGACCGGGCAGGCCTGCGGATCGTCGTCACCGTCAAACGGGACGCGATCGCGAAGGTCGTGCTGAACAATCTCTACAAGCACACCCAGCTGCAGACCAGCTTCGGCGCGAATATGCTCTCGATCGTCGACGGCGTCCCGCGCACGCTGCGGCTGGACCAGATGATCCGGTTCTACGTCAAACACCAGTTGGACGTCATCATCCGGCGTACCCGGTACCTGCTGCGCAAGGCCGAGGAACGGGCCCATATCCTGCGCGGCCTGGTCAAAGCGCTGGATGCGCTGGACGAGGTCATCGCGCTGATCCGGCGCTCGGCGAATACCGATACCGCGCGTACCGGCCTGATGGAACTGCTGGACATCGACGAAACCCAGGCCACCGCGATCCTGGATATGCAGCTGCGCCGGCTCTCGGCGCTGGAGCGGCAGAAGATCGTCGATGAATTGACCAAGATCGAGGCCGAGATCGCCGATCTCAAGGATATTCTCGCCAAGCCCGAACGTCAGCGCGCGATCGTGCACGACGAGCTCGCCGAGATCGTCGAAAAATACGGCGACGGCCGGCGCACTCAAATCGTCTCCGCCGACGGAGATGTCGCCGACGAGGATCTGATCGCCCGCGAGGACGTGGTGGTCACCATCACCGAAACCGGGTACGCCAAACGCACCAAGACCGATCTGTACCGCAGCCAGAAGCGGGGCGGTAAGGGCGTGCAGGGCGCGGGGCTGAAGCAGGACGATATCGTCAGGCACTTCTTCGTGACCTCGACCCACGACTGGTTGTTGTTCTTCACCAACAAAGGCCGGGTCTACCGGGCCAAAGCATACGAACTGCCCGAGGCCAACCGCACTGCGCGTGGGCAGCACGTGGCGAACCTGCTGGCGTTCCAGCCGGACGAGAAGATCGCCCAGGTGATCCGGATCAAGTCCTACGAGGACGCCTCCTATCTGGTGCTCGCCACGCAGAAGGGCCTGGTCAAGAAGTCGCGGCTGGTCGATTTCGACTCCAACCGCAGCGGCGGGATCGTCGCGGTGAATCTGCGCGACAACGACGAATTGGTCGGAGCCGTACTGTGTTCCGCCGAGGACGACCTCTTGCTGGTCTCGGCGCAGGGACAGTCGATCCGCTTCTCCGCCACCGACGAGGCGTTGCGCCCGATGGGCCGCGCCACCTCCGGCGTCCAGGGCATGCGGTTCAACGCCGAGGACGCCCTGCTGTCTCTGAACGTCGTCCGTTCCGGGACATATCTGCTGGTCGCGACCTCGGGCGGGTACGCCAAGCGGACCGCCATCGAGGAGTACACGGCGCAGGGTCGCGGCGGAAAAGGCGTATTGACGATTCAGTACGACACCCGGCGTGGCACCCTGGTGGGGGCGCTCATCGTCGACGACGACGACGAGCTGTATGCGATCACCTCCAGCGGAGGGGTTATCCGCACTGCCGCCCGGCAGGTGCGCAAGGCCGGTAGGCAGACCAAGGGCGTGCGATTGATGAACCTCGGCGAGGGCGATACCTTGCTTGCGATCGCACGTAACGCCGACGAGCCCGAGCAGATCGACGGCGGCGGTTCTCCCGAGCAGTAA
- the gyrB gene encoding DNA topoisomerase (ATP-hydrolyzing) subunit B, with the protein MAANDSKAPGPSKASDKKEYGASSITVLEGLEAVRKRPGMYIGSTGERGLHHLIQEVVDNSVDEAMAGYATRVDVTLLADGGVQVIDDGRGIPVGMHAQGIPTIEVVMTQLHAGGKFDSDSYAVSGGLHGVGISVVNALSTRLEAEIDHDGYHWTQTYKDAKPGKLVQGEATKATGTTIRFWADPEIFETTSYNFETVARRLQEMAFLNKGLTIVLTDERVTESEITDDVVSETADAPKHVDETAPTEHKVKSRTYHYPGGLEDFVRHINRTKQAIHNSVVGFTSKGTGHELEVAMQWNSGYSESVHTFANTINTHEGGTHEEGFRAALTTVVNKYAKEKKLLKEKDGNLTGDDIREGLAAIVSVKVSEPQFEGQTKTKLGNTEVKSFVQRTCNEHLSHWFEANPADAKTIVNKAVSSAQARVAARKARELVRRKSATDLGGLPGKLADCRSKDPSKSEIYIVEGDSAGGSAKSGRDSMYQAILPLRGKIINVEKARIDRVLKNNEVQAIITAFGTGIHDEFDIAKLRYHKIVLMADADVDGQHISTLLLTLLFRFMRPLVEQGFVFLAQPPLYKLKWQRSEPEFAYSDRERDGLLEAGLAAGKKINKDDGIQRYKGLGEMNPKELWETTMDPSVRVLRQVTLDDAAAADELFSVLMGEDVAARRSFITRNAKDVRFLDV; encoded by the coding sequence GTGGCTGCCAACGACTCCAAAGCACCAGGCCCGAGCAAGGCATCGGACAAGAAGGAATACGGCGCCTCTTCCATCACGGTCTTGGAAGGGCTCGAGGCCGTTCGCAAGCGGCCGGGTATGTATATCGGTTCGACCGGTGAGCGCGGTCTGCACCACCTGATCCAGGAGGTTGTGGACAACTCGGTCGACGAGGCCATGGCCGGCTATGCCACCCGGGTGGACGTCACGCTGCTCGCCGACGGCGGTGTACAGGTGATCGACGACGGCCGCGGTATTCCGGTGGGCATGCACGCCCAGGGCATTCCGACCATCGAAGTCGTCATGACCCAGCTGCACGCGGGCGGCAAATTCGACTCCGACTCCTATGCCGTGTCCGGTGGTCTGCACGGAGTCGGTATCTCCGTCGTCAACGCGCTGTCCACCCGGCTCGAGGCCGAGATCGACCACGACGGCTATCACTGGACCCAGACCTATAAAGACGCGAAGCCCGGCAAGCTGGTGCAGGGTGAGGCGACGAAGGCCACCGGCACCACCATCCGGTTCTGGGCAGACCCGGAGATCTTCGAAACCACCTCCTACAACTTCGAGACGGTCGCGCGTCGGTTGCAGGAGATGGCGTTCCTCAACAAGGGTCTGACCATCGTCCTGACAGACGAGCGGGTGACCGAGAGCGAAATCACCGACGATGTGGTGAGCGAGACGGCGGACGCGCCGAAACATGTCGACGAGACGGCGCCCACCGAGCACAAGGTGAAATCGCGTACCTATCACTATCCGGGTGGGCTGGAGGATTTCGTCCGGCACATCAACCGCACCAAACAGGCGATCCACAATTCGGTGGTGGGTTTCACCAGCAAGGGCACCGGGCATGAGCTCGAGGTCGCCATGCAGTGGAATTCCGGCTACTCGGAGTCCGTGCACACCTTCGCCAACACCATCAACACTCATGAGGGTGGCACGCACGAGGAGGGCTTCCGCGCCGCGCTGACCACGGTGGTCAACAAGTACGCCAAGGAAAAGAAGCTGCTCAAGGAGAAAGACGGCAACCTCACCGGTGACGATATCCGTGAGGGATTGGCGGCCATTGTCAGCGTCAAGGTGAGCGAGCCGCAGTTCGAGGGCCAGACCAAGACCAAACTCGGCAACACCGAGGTCAAATCCTTCGTGCAGCGCACCTGCAACGAACATCTGTCGCATTGGTTCGAGGCGAACCCGGCCGACGCGAAGACGATCGTGAACAAAGCGGTGTCCTCGGCGCAGGCCCGGGTGGCCGCACGCAAGGCGCGTGAGCTGGTTCGCCGCAAGAGCGCCACCGATCTCGGCGGATTGCCGGGCAAGCTGGCCGACTGCCGGTCCAAGGATCCGAGTAAATCCGAGATCTACATCGTCGAGGGCGATTCGGCCGGTGGTTCGGCGAAATCCGGTCGCGATTCGATGTATCAGGCGATCCTGCCGCTGCGCGGAAAGATCATCAACGTCGAAAAGGCGCGAATCGACCGGGTCCTCAAGAACAACGAGGTCCAGGCGATCATCACGGCGTTCGGCACCGGTATCCACGACGAATTCGATATCGCCAAGTTGCGGTATCACAAGATCGTGCTGATGGCCGACGCCGACGTCGACGGCCAGCACATCTCGACCCTGCTGCTCACCCTGCTGTTCCGCTTCATGCGTCCGCTGGTCGAACAGGGTTTCGTTTTCCTGGCGCAGCCGCCGCTGTACAAGCTGAAATGGCAGCGTTCCGAGCCCGAGTTCGCCTACTCCGACCGTGAACGTGACGGGCTGCTGGAGGCCGGGCTCGCGGCCGGTAAGAAGATCAACAAGGACGACGGTATCCAGCGCTACAAGGGTCTGGGCGAGATGAACCCGAAGGAACTGTGGGAGACCACCATGGACCCGTCGGTGCGTGTCCTTCGTCAAGTGACGCTGGACGACGCGGCCGCCGCCGATGAGCTGTTCAGCGTGCTGATGGGCGAGGACGTGGCAGCGCGTCGCAGCTTCATCACCCGCAATGCCAAGGACGTCCGCTTCCTGGACGTGTAG